The window TGGGTGCGCGGCCAATGGCCCGCCTGATCCAGCAGACGATCAAGACGCCGCTCGCCGACGAGGTGCTGTTCGGCCGGCTGAAGAACGGCGGCGCGGTCAAGGTCGTGGTGATCCAGTCCGAGACCGGCATCAAGGTGCTCGGCCTCGAATTCCCCGACGGGCCGGTCAAGCCCAAGCCGGAGAAGGACGTCGCCGCCGCGGCCGAGAAGCGTACGCGCAAGCCGCGGGCCAAGGGGCCAAGCAAGACACCGGGCAAGGCCAAAGTGGCCGGGTCGGGCGGCGCGAAGCGCGGTCCGAAGCCGGATGCGCCGGTCGAGCCGCCCAAGGCACGCAGCGTCCGTACCGTCCCGAAGGTTCCGCTGACCAAGGCCTGATCCGGTGTTCTTCAAACGCAAGCCCGCCAGCGCCTGGGCACAACAAGAGGAGGTCGCCGCGCAAGCGGCGGCACCGGCGCCGAAAGAGAAGCTCGGCTGGTTCGAGAAGCGGGCGCGCCGCCGCCGGCGGCGCATCGTCTTCGAGGAGGTCCTGGGCTGGATCCTGGTTCCGGCCTTCCTCTATCTACTCTGGCTCGGCTATCGCGCCGTCGGCGGCGTGCCGAAGGAGATCGTCGACTTCGGGAATGAGTTGATGGGCCTGGCGATGAAGAGCTTCTGATCCGGCTTGCGTTGGATGCAGGGCAGGCGCGCGGTCCTGGGACTGTCATGCCGCCGACGCGATGCGCTTTAAGCGAAACGGCCCGCAATTGCTGCGGGCCGTGTTTCGTTTCGGCGGGTCCGATGAGCCGGCATTCCAGAGCTTCCCTGTCTTCGAGAACTGACGGGCGCCCGCAGGCGTCTCTTGCGGTATGAGCAAGTCCGTCCGCAGCGCTTGGGTTCGGCCGGTCCTCACCGGCTTTCGCGATGCCGTGATGCTGCCGGCCTGGGTGGTCGGGCTTTCGCTGATGGGCGTCGGCTCGCTGGCGCGGGATGTCGGCTATCCGGTCGAGGCCGCCGTGCTCTCGACCATCTTGGTCTGGGCCGGCCCGTCGCAGGTCCTGTTCTTCGCCTCGATCGCCGCTGGCGCCGCCTGGAGCGCGATCGCCTTGGCGATCGGCTTCGCCTCGCTGCGCTTCCTGCCGATGACCGTGGCACTGCTGCCGCTGCTGCGCCGCCCAGGGCAGGGGATCGGAACGCAGCTGCTGCTCGCCCATTATGTCGCGGTGACGTCCTGGGTCGAAAGTCTCAGGCGCCTGCCGGCGATGCCGCCTGAGCAGCGCGTGCCCTATTTCCTCGGCTTCGCCAATGCGCTGATCGTCGTCAGCTCGTTCACCACTTTCGTTGGCTTCCAGCTCGCCGGAGTGGTGCCGACGCCGGTCGCAGCCGGGCTGCTCTGCCTGACACCGATCTTCTTCCTGTCCTCGATGGTCGCCGGTATCCGGGGGCTGGGCGACATGGTCGCGATCGGGCTCGGCCTCGCGCTTGGGCCGGCGGCGAGCTGGGCGATCGGCGGCGGCTTCGACCTGATCGTCAGCGGTGTCGTCGGCGGCAGCATCGCCTTCCTCGTGCAGCGCTGGCGCAAGGCGCCGAAGGCGGGCGGATGACGCAGCCGATCGCTTTTCTCGACGGGCCGTGGTGGCCCTATCTCGCGCTTTTCCTGTTCGCGGTACTGCCGACAGAGATCTGGCGCTGGCTCGCCGTCGTCTTCGCGCGCAGGCTAGACGAGAACTCGCCATGGCTCGAATGGGTCAGGTTGGTCGCGACGGCTCTGCTCGCCGGGGTGGTGGCCAAGCTGGTGCTGGCGGCTCCGGGCGCGCTCGCCGGCGTGCCGCTTGCGGTCAGGCTGGCGGCGCTCGCGGTCGCCGTGACGGTCGTGTTGGTCGACCGGCGCAAGGTGATGCTGGCTGTGGTCATCGGCGAGGCCGTGCTGATCGGCGGCGCCTGGTGGCTGGTCTGACAACCTGGGCGCGAAAACCGGCCAGAATACAGCAAGCTGCCTGAAGGGCTCCTGCGCGTCGCAAGCCGAAGCGCTGGGGGTCTCTGTTTTCAACAGAGACGAGGCTGCCGAGCGGCGGGTTCAACCTGATCCGCTCCAGCTGCGTTGAGCGAAGCCGATCTGCGAGGGTGCCGTTCCCGTCGTCTTCG is drawn from Bosea sp. Tri-49 and contains these coding sequences:
- a CDS encoding AzlC family ABC transporter permease; this encodes MSKSVRSAWVRPVLTGFRDAVMLPAWVVGLSLMGVGSLARDVGYPVEAAVLSTILVWAGPSQVLFFASIAAGAAWSAIALAIGFASLRFLPMTVALLPLLRRPGQGIGTQLLLAHYVAVTSWVESLRRLPAMPPEQRVPYFLGFANALIVVSSFTTFVGFQLAGVVPTPVAAGLLCLTPIFFLSSMVAGIRGLGDMVAIGLGLALGPAASWAIGGGFDLIVSGVVGGSIAFLVQRWRKAPKAGG
- a CDS encoding AzlD domain-containing protein, with the translated sequence MTQPIAFLDGPWWPYLALFLFAVLPTEIWRWLAVVFARRLDENSPWLEWVRLVATALLAGVVAKLVLAAPGALAGVPLAVRLAALAVAVTVVLVDRRKVMLAVVIGEAVLIGGAWWLV